From one Planktothrix agardhii NIES-204 genomic stretch:
- a CDS encoding two-component sensor histidine kinase, translating to MTENTQNNSPEQPEKFFVVAIGASAGGLQPLEEFFTNLPNNPGAAFVILQHLSPDFPSLMPELIQRRTSLEVEQIKDGAQLHPNHIYVLPPRHTLTVEKDYLRLEQHLAERVNDPINIFFKSLAAQWGEKVIGIVLSGTGNDGTEGLQAISQKGGITLVQSPETAQFTSMPSSAIPCDCLDGILSPQDLAQAVYSLVGYSLNYPISQVKAGDLIPVEQFEQILSILSKYEKINFCQYKISTLSRRILNRCGINQSPDLTQYIVLLNQSETERKLLRQDLLISVTQFFRDPPAWELMEQQVLPELIESLEPQEQLRVWVPACATGEEAYSLAILIDEAIQAADKQISVKMFATDLDSQALEVASQGTYNESIKNNITPERLEKYFTYKAGSYQVKRNLREMLIIAPHDLTKNAGFSKMNLISCRNVLIYMQPLLQQQVLRLLHFSLASQGILFLGNAETLGDIETEFIHINQRWKIFRKHREVQLSLMPVSQLPLIAPVTIPPVSNRNIFQYERILDSVFNLCFAEQRLTCVLINQDFQLLHIFHNGADLLSFSTGKPKLDITELVPTPLKLPMRTAIHRAKREQQNILYTGINLFRNGVNETLNLKIAFPNKYPIINEFMLVLLEVKTILESKSNQIEFQVDIETVKQITELEYELQQTRENLQATIEELETTNEEQQATNEELLASNEELQSTNEELQSVNEELYTVNSEYQIKIQQLTELTSDIDNLLRSTDIGVIFLDNDLNIRKFTPTTSNIINILPTDINRPLTHFTHNLDCPNLVEILSNFVVSQIPIELEVINQKTQEQLLMRAHTYKGENNNNDGVVVTFVNINELKKFQNQLQASNNWLDNIYVNSPVGLCLLDQNLKFVKVNENFAKINNLSAVEHIGKTVQELFPEWANIYEPLMRQVLETGETLRNVEFKTLTPVFLQTRYWIGSLYPVLLEDGQSGVGGVITEITEQQQIQKEVKRAKDRLEEAQTISHLGNWELNLQTEKMLCSMELFRIIGFDFNLGEPTLAQLITRIHIEDQARFLEALEQLKTQGISYDLDIRIIHHNDRAIWYINAMGKAAYNQQHQITDIYGTMLDISDRKQAEIALSEAKESAEAGTKAKADFLANMSHEIRTPMNGVIGIIQLLLMTDLSQEQKKLVNMIRDSGNLLLTIINDILNLSKIESGNFELEEHPFVLRTVLQSVSDLLQREILDKKIHFTYSIDPDIPDGFLGDSDRLRQIFLNLLGNAVKFTDNSSIYINIIGQPISDQKYQLIISIQDQGIGINSDKINDLFQPFNQADTSINRKYGGTGLGLVISKNLVNLMEGTIWVESQGNIGGNPPPEFFLDPEEPQTQGSTFYFTLKLKLASESEINLLTNLPLPQIEKIYNQSQLKILIADDDEINQEFGLLLMKALGYNADIANNGLEVLELLKKQSYNIILMDMQMPEMDGLTTTKMIRESSQTQPWIIAVTANVLERAHQRCLEVGMNDYLSKPIMIEDFNHAISKYLGSLI from the coding sequence ATGACAGAAAACACCCAGAATAATAGCCCTGAACAGCCAGAAAAATTTTTTGTGGTAGCCATCGGTGCATCAGCCGGAGGTTTACAACCTTTAGAAGAATTTTTTACCAACTTACCGAATAATCCCGGTGCAGCTTTTGTAATTTTGCAACATCTTTCTCCCGATTTTCCTAGTTTGATGCCAGAATTAATTCAAAGACGCACCTCCTTAGAAGTTGAACAAATAAAAGATGGGGCACAATTACATCCTAATCATATCTATGTATTGCCCCCGCGTCACACTTTAACAGTCGAAAAAGATTACTTACGATTAGAACAACATCTTGCCGAGCGGGTAAATGATCCAATCAATATTTTCTTCAAATCCCTCGCCGCGCAATGGGGAGAAAAAGTGATCGGAATCGTGCTATCTGGAACTGGAAACGATGGCACAGAAGGATTACAAGCTATTAGTCAAAAAGGCGGAATTACCCTAGTTCAATCCCCAGAAACCGCCCAATTCACCAGTATGCCAAGTAGTGCCATACCTTGTGATTGCTTGGATGGGATTTTATCCCCGCAGGATTTAGCCCAGGCGGTTTATAGTTTAGTCGGCTATTCCCTCAACTATCCCATTTCTCAGGTCAAAGCCGGAGATTTAATTCCCGTCGAACAATTTGAACAAATCCTGAGTATTTTATCCAAATACGAAAAGATTAATTTTTGTCAATACAAAATTAGTACCCTAAGTCGTCGGATTCTGAATCGTTGTGGCATCAACCAATCCCCGGATTTGACTCAGTATATTGTCTTATTAAACCAATCAGAAACCGAAAGAAAATTACTCCGTCAAGATTTATTAATTAGTGTCACCCAATTCTTTAGAGATCCTCCCGCCTGGGAATTAATGGAACAGCAGGTTTTACCGGAGTTAATCGAATCTTTAGAACCTCAAGAACAACTCCGAGTCTGGGTTCCCGCCTGTGCCACCGGAGAAGAAGCCTATTCCTTAGCCATATTAATTGATGAAGCAATTCAGGCGGCCGATAAACAGATCAGCGTCAAAATGTTTGCCACCGACCTTGATAGTCAAGCCCTGGAAGTAGCCTCTCAAGGAACTTATAATGAAAGCATTAAAAATAATATTACTCCTGAACGTTTAGAGAAATACTTTACCTATAAAGCCGGCTCCTATCAAGTGAAACGGAATTTACGCGAGATGTTAATTATTGCCCCCCATGATTTAACTAAAAATGCGGGTTTTTCTAAAATGAATTTGATTAGTTGCCGGAATGTGCTGATTTATATGCAGCCTCTACTTCAGCAACAAGTATTACGCTTACTGCATTTTTCTTTAGCTTCCCAAGGGATTTTGTTTTTAGGAAATGCCGAAACCTTGGGAGACATAGAAACAGAATTTATTCATATCAATCAAAGATGGAAAATCTTCCGCAAACACCGAGAAGTTCAACTGAGTTTAATGCCCGTATCCCAGCTACCACTAATAGCTCCAGTCACGATACCACCCGTCTCTAATCGCAATATTTTTCAGTATGAACGGATTTTAGATTCAGTTTTTAATCTTTGTTTTGCAGAACAACGTCTGACCTGTGTATTAATCAATCAAGACTTCCAATTGCTGCATATTTTTCATAATGGTGCAGATTTGCTATCCTTTTCTACGGGCAAGCCTAAATTAGATATTACGGAACTGGTTCCGACTCCTTTAAAATTACCCATGAGAACAGCTATTCACCGTGCTAAACGGGAACAACAAAATATTTTGTATACGGGAATTAATTTGTTTAGAAATGGGGTGAATGAGACCTTAAATTTAAAGATAGCATTTCCCAATAAATACCCAATCATTAATGAATTTATGTTGGTTTTATTAGAGGTAAAAACAATATTAGAAAGCAAATCCAATCAGATTGAGTTTCAGGTTGATATTGAAACCGTTAAACAAATCACTGAATTAGAATATGAACTGCAACAAACCCGAGAAAATTTACAAGCGACTATTGAAGAATTAGAAACAACCAATGAAGAACAACAGGCTACCAATGAGGAATTACTGGCTTCTAATGAAGAATTGCAAAGTACCAATGAGGAATTGCAGTCGGTAAATGAAGAACTTTATACCGTTAATTCAGAATATCAGATTAAAATTCAACAACTCACCGAACTAACCAGCGATATTGATAATTTACTTCGCAGTACCGATATCGGAGTCATCTTTCTGGATAATGATCTGAATATTAGAAAATTTACCCCGACGACCAGTAATATTATTAATATTCTTCCCACTGATATTAACCGCCCCCTAACCCATTTTACCCATAATTTAGACTGTCCTAACTTAGTTGAAATTTTATCGAATTTTGTGGTATCTCAAATTCCCATAGAATTAGAAGTGATCAACCAAAAGACTCAAGAACAACTCTTGATGCGAGCGCACACCTATAAAGGGGAAAATAATAACAATGATGGAGTAGTTGTTACCTTTGTCAATATTAATGAGTTAAAAAAATTTCAAAATCAACTCCAAGCCAGTAATAATTGGTTAGACAATATTTATGTTAATAGTCCCGTGGGATTATGTTTACTGGATCAAAATCTAAAATTTGTTAAAGTTAATGAAAACTTCGCCAAGATTAATAATTTGTCCGCAGTAGAACATATTGGCAAAACCGTACAGGAGTTATTTCCTGAATGGGCAAATATTTATGAACCTTTGATGCGTCAAGTCTTAGAAACGGGTGAAACCCTGAGAAATGTAGAATTTAAAACCCTAACCCCGGTGTTTTTACAAACTCGATATTGGATCGGTAGTCTTTATCCGGTTTTATTAGAAGATGGACAGTCTGGAGTCGGGGGGGTAATTACAGAAATTACCGAACAACAACAGATTCAAAAAGAGGTAAAAAGAGCAAAAGATCGCCTAGAAGAAGCTCAAACTATTTCCCATCTGGGAAATTGGGAATTGAATCTCCAGACTGAAAAAATGCTCTGTTCAATGGAATTATTTAGGATTATTGGTTTTGATTTTAATTTAGGAGAACCCACTTTAGCCCAGTTAATTACTCGCATTCATATTGAAGATCAAGCTAGATTTTTAGAGGCTTTAGAACAACTCAAAACCCAAGGAATTAGTTATGATCTGGATATCAGAATTATTCATCATAATGATCGGGCGATTTGGTATATTAATGCTATGGGTAAGGCTGCTTATAATCAACAGCATCAGATCACGGATATTTATGGAACAATGCTGGATATTAGCGATCGCAAACAAGCCGAAATCGCCCTATCCGAAGCCAAGGAAAGCGCGGAAGCTGGAACTAAAGCCAAAGCTGATTTTCTAGCTAATATGAGTCACGAAATCCGTACCCCGATGAATGGCGTAATTGGGATCATTCAACTTTTATTAATGACCGATCTTTCCCAGGAACAAAAAAAATTAGTTAATATGATTCGGGATAGTGGGAATCTGCTCCTAACTATTATTAATGATATTCTTAACTTATCAAAAATTGAATCGGGGAACTTTGAACTAGAAGAACATCCTTTTGTTTTAAGAACTGTCCTCCAGTCGGTCTCTGATCTCCTCCAGAGAGAAATTTTAGATAAAAAAATTCACTTCACCTATTCGATTGATCCTGATATTCCTGATGGTTTTTTAGGAGACAGTGATCGATTGAGACAAATCTTCTTAAATTTATTAGGAAATGCGGTTAAATTTACTGATAATAGCAGTATTTATATTAATATAATTGGTCAACCTATTTCTGATCAGAAATATCAGTTAATTATCTCAATTCAAGATCAAGGAATTGGGATTAATTCCGATAAAATCAATGATCTATTTCAACCCTTTAACCAAGCAGATACCTCTATTAATCGTAAATATGGCGGTACGGGTTTAGGATTAGTAATTAGTAAAAATTTAGTGAATTTAATGGAAGGAACAATTTGGGTGGAAAGTCAGGGGAATATTGGCGGAAATCCACCCCCGGAGTTTTTCTTAGACCCTGAAGAACCTCAAACCCAAGGTTCAACCTTTTATTTTACCCTGAAATTAAAACTCGCTTCTGAAAGCGAAATTAACTTACTAACAAATCTCCCTCTACCTCAAATCGAAAAAATTTATAATCAATCGCAATTAAAAATTTTGATCGCCGATGATGATGAAATAAATCAAGAATTTGGATTATTGCTTATGAAAGCCTTGGGCTATAATGCGGATATTGCTAACAATGGATTAGAAGTATTAGAATTGTTAAAAAAACAATCATATAATATAATATTAATGGATATGCAAATGCCGGAAATGGATGGTTTAACCACCACCAAAATGATTCGTGAATCTTCCCAAACTCAACCCTGGATTATTGCGGTGACGGCTAATGTTTTGGAGCGCGCTCATCAAAGATGTTTAGAAGTAGGAATGAATGATTATCTGAGTAAACCGATTATGATTGAAGATTTTAATCATGCTATTTCTAAATATTTGGGATCACTGATTTAA
- a CDS encoding signal peptidase I, with translation MEKPAIQKPQPTIPEKSLWNQIRENIVILAIALGLSLLIRTFVAEPRFIPSDSMFPTLEINDRLVIEKVSYYLKSPQFGDIIVFTPPSQLQEIGYGADQAFIKRIIGKPGQTIEVKNGRVYIDNQPQFERYIAEEPHYQLPPVKVPDNSYFMMGDNRNDSNDSHVWGFLPKENIIGRAVFRFWPIERFGGV, from the coding sequence ATGGAAAAACCAGCTATTCAAAAGCCACAACCTACTATTCCTGAAAAAAGTCTCTGGAATCAAATCCGAGAGAATATTGTAATTTTAGCGATCGCACTGGGATTATCATTATTAATTAGAACTTTTGTGGCTGAACCTCGATTTATTCCTTCGGATTCGATGTTTCCGACCTTAGAAATAAATGATCGCTTAGTCATAGAAAAAGTATCCTATTATTTAAAATCTCCCCAATTTGGCGATATTATTGTTTTTACTCCTCCTTCCCAATTACAAGAAATTGGCTATGGGGCTGATCAAGCCTTTATTAAACGAATTATTGGTAAACCGGGTCAAACGATTGAAGTTAAAAATGGTCGGGTTTATATTGATAATCAGCCCCAATTTGAGCGTTATATTGCTGAAGAACCCCATTACCAATTACCCCCAGTCAAAGTTCCTGATAATTCCTATTTTATGATGGGAGATAATCGTAACGATAGTAATGATTCCCATGTTTGGGGTTTTCTTCCCAAGGAAAATATTATTGGTCGCGCCGTCTTTCGTTTTTGGCCAATTGAAAGATTTGGCGGAGTTTAG
- the crtR gene encoding beta-carotene hydroxylase, which yields MSEASKPLTVPKEYLAAEDGFNTTLLMFFSAVVMVIYSTLGYWLWGWPDWCCFLINVLALHLSGTVIHDASHNSAHKNRILNSVLGHGSALMLGFAFPVFTRVHIQHHCHVNDPDNDPDHFVSTGGPLWLIAARFFYHEVFFFKRRLWKKYELLEWFLSRLFVVTIVAISIHYDFLGYILNFWFCPALVVGIALGLFFDYLPHRPFQERGRWKNARVYPGSVLNLLILGQNYHLIHHLWPSIPWYYYKPTYEFMKPLLDEKGSPQTLGILEGKKDFWGFLYDVFLGIRFHHKSSHEN from the coding sequence ATGTCGGAGGCAAGCAAGCCACTGACAGTCCCCAAGGAATACCTCGCCGCAGAGGATGGTTTTAACACCACGCTACTGATGTTTTTCAGTGCGGTAGTAATGGTGATCTATTCCACATTGGGATACTGGCTTTGGGGTTGGCCAGATTGGTGTTGTTTTTTGATTAATGTTTTGGCGCTGCACCTTTCGGGGACAGTGATCCATGACGCATCCCATAATTCTGCCCACAAAAACCGGATTTTGAATTCGGTATTAGGGCACGGTAGTGCTTTGATGTTAGGGTTCGCTTTTCCCGTATTTACACGGGTGCATATCCAACATCATTGCCATGTTAATGATCCAGACAATGATCCGGATCATTTTGTTTCCACAGGTGGCCCCTTGTGGTTGATTGCGGCACGTTTCTTTTACCATGAAGTGTTTTTTTTCAAGCGCCGACTTTGGAAAAAATATGAGCTTTTGGAATGGTTTTTGAGTCGATTATTTGTAGTGACTATTGTTGCTATATCTATTCATTATGACTTCCTTGGCTATATTCTGAATTTCTGGTTTTGTCCGGCTTTGGTTGTGGGAATAGCTTTGGGTTTATTCTTTGATTATTTACCCCATCGTCCCTTTCAAGAACGGGGTCGCTGGAAAAATGCTAGGGTGTATCCGGGTTCGGTTTTAAATCTGTTAATTTTGGGGCAAAATTACCATCTGATTCATCATTTGTGGCCATCTATTCCTTGGTATTATTACAAGCCAACCTATGAATTTATGAAGCCTCTGTTAGATGAAAAAGGTTCTCCCCAAACCTTGGGAATATTAGAAGGAAAAAAAGACTTTTGGGGTTTCCTCTATGATGTTTTTTTGGGAATCCGTTTTCATCATAAATCCTCCCATGAGAATTAA
- a CDS encoding pyruvate kinase produces MQPQNLLHRTKIVATIGPATQKPEVLRALIEAGATTLRLNFSHNTHEDHQRSIRMIRQTAFELNQPVGILQDLQGPKIRLGKFETGSIILNRDDQFILTSEDVVGTQEMSSVTYKPLADEVPNGAVILLDDGKVEMVVEKVEPSKGRLYCRVVVGGTLSNSKGVNFPGVYLSIKAMTEKDRKDLMFGLDQGVDWVALSFVRNPQDVLEIKELIASAGKDVPVIAKIEKHEAIEQMEEILALCNGVMVARGDLGVELPAEDVPILQKRLIITANRMGIPVITATQMLDSMVNNPRPTRAEISDVANAILDGTDAVMLSNETAVGNYPVEAVATMARIAVRIEQEGATRNVSKVEDTGRSIPNAISQAVAQISHQLNAAAIMTLTKTGSTARNVSKFRPQTPILAITPHVEVARQLSLVWGVKPLLVLDLPSADQTFQAAVNVAREKNLLADGDLVVTTAGTLQGVAGSTDLIKVEVVTAALGKGTAVGQGCVTGRARVARSAGELADFNAGEILVTVQTSADFVDVMRKAGGVVTEADSLTSHAAVIALRLGVPVIVGVNNATRLIRDGVILTLDMERGIVYSGANSGSGTENI; encoded by the coding sequence ATGCAACCGCAAAATCTACTGCATCGAACTAAAATAGTCGCTACAATCGGCCCTGCTACCCAGAAGCCTGAAGTTCTCCGCGCATTGATTGAAGCGGGTGCAACGACTCTGCGCTTAAATTTTTCCCATAATACCCATGAGGATCATCAACGCAGTATTCGGATGATTCGACAAACCGCCTTTGAACTGAATCAACCCGTGGGGATTTTACAAGATCTCCAAGGCCCAAAAATCAGATTAGGCAAATTTGAGACGGGTTCGATTATTTTGAACCGGGATGATCAGTTTATTCTCACCAGTGAAGACGTGGTGGGAACCCAAGAAATGTCCTCTGTTACCTATAAACCTTTAGCCGATGAAGTCCCAAATGGGGCGGTGATTCTCCTCGATGATGGCAAGGTGGAAATGGTCGTAGAGAAAGTCGAACCATCAAAAGGACGCTTATATTGTCGTGTCGTTGTAGGCGGGACTCTTTCTAATAGTAAAGGGGTGAATTTTCCTGGGGTTTATCTCTCCATTAAAGCCATGACCGAAAAAGACCGCAAGGACTTAATGTTTGGTTTAGATCAAGGAGTGGACTGGGTAGCTTTAAGTTTCGTCAGAAATCCCCAGGACGTCTTAGAAATTAAAGAATTAATTGCGAGTGCGGGGAAAGATGTTCCCGTGATTGCCAAAATTGAAAAACACGAAGCCATTGAACAAATGGAAGAAATTCTGGCTTTGTGTAATGGGGTGATGGTGGCCAGAGGCGATTTAGGGGTGGAACTTCCCGCCGAGGATGTGCCGATTTTACAAAAACGGTTAATTATCACCGCTAACCGCATGGGAATTCCGGTAATTACCGCCACTCAGATGTTAGATAGCATGGTGAATAATCCCCGACCCACCCGGGCGGAAATTTCCGATGTGGCGAATGCGATTTTAGATGGTACCGATGCGGTGATGCTCTCCAATGAAACCGCCGTGGGTAACTATCCGGTGGAAGCGGTGGCGACCATGGCCCGGATTGCGGTGCGGATTGAGCAGGAGGGGGCGACCCGCAATGTTTCTAAAGTAGAAGATACCGGACGTTCTATTCCTAATGCCATTAGTCAGGCGGTGGCACAAATTTCTCACCAGTTGAACGCGGCGGCGATTATGACCTTAACTAAAACTGGGTCTACGGCTCGGAATGTGTCAAAGTTCCGGCCCCAAACCCCGATTTTAGCGATTACCCCCCACGTGGAAGTAGCCCGACAGTTGAGTTTAGTTTGGGGGGTGAAACCGTTATTGGTTTTAGATTTACCTTCGGCTGACCAAACATTTCAAGCTGCTGTGAATGTGGCTAGGGAAAAAAATCTCCTGGCCGATGGGGATTTGGTTGTTACCACGGCGGGAACTCTACAGGGGGTTGCCGGATCTACGGATTTGATTAAGGTAGAAGTGGTGACGGCTGCTTTGGGGAAGGGAACGGCCGTGGGTCAGGGCTGTGTGACTGGACGGGCGCGGGTTGCCCGTAGCGCCGGAGAGTTGGCCGATTTTAATGCTGGGGAAATTTTGGTTACGGTTCAAACCAGTGCCGATTTTGTCGATGTGATGCGAAAGGCGGGGGGTGTGGTCACCGAAGCCGATAGTTTGACCAGTCACGCGGCGGTAATTGCTTTACGGTTGGGAGTTCCTGTGATTGTTGGGGTAAATAATGCCACCCGCTTAATTCGAGATGGGGTGATTCTGACCTTAGATATGGAGCGCGGGATTGTATATTCGGGAGCCAACAGTGGTTCGGGGACTGAAAATATCTGA
- the ndhH gene encoding NADH dehydrogenase subunit H produces MSRIETRTEPMVLNMGPHHPSMHGVLRLIVTLDGEDVVDCEPVIGYLHRGMEKIAESRSVVMYVPYVSRWDYAAGMFNEAVTVNGPERLAGVTVPKRAQYIRVIMLELNRIANHLLWLGPFLADVGAQTPFFYIFRERELIYDLWEAATGYRMVNNNYFRIGGVAADLPYGWVQKCRDFCDYFGPKIDEYERLISNNPIFRRRIEGLGTITREQAINWGLSGPMLRASGVKWDLRKVDHYECYDELDWDVQWDTGGDCLARYFVRIREMRESLKILYQALDALPGGPYENLEAQRMMTGPKSEWNAFDYQFIGKKIAPTFKIPKGEHYVRIESGKGELGIYIIGDDSVFPWRFKIRAADFCNLPILSELVRGEKIADLVAILGSIDIIMGSVDR; encoded by the coding sequence ATGAGTAGAATTGAAACCCGCACAGAACCGATGGTCTTGAACATGGGGCCACACCATCCCTCCATGCACGGGGTCTTACGGTTAATTGTCACCCTGGATGGGGAAGATGTGGTGGACTGTGAACCCGTGATTGGGTATCTGCATCGCGGTATGGAAAAAATCGCCGAAAGTCGTAGCGTTGTCATGTATGTCCCCTATGTTAGCCGATGGGACTACGCCGCTGGAATGTTCAACGAAGCAGTAACCGTGAATGGCCCGGAACGATTGGCTGGAGTCACCGTCCCCAAACGGGCGCAATATATTCGGGTGATTATGCTCGAACTCAACCGCATTGCTAATCACCTATTATGGCTTGGCCCATTCCTGGCCGACGTCGGCGCCCAAACACCCTTTTTCTACATTTTCCGAGAACGGGAACTCATTTATGACCTCTGGGAAGCGGCTACCGGATACCGAATGGTGAATAATAACTATTTTCGGATTGGGGGAGTAGCAGCCGATTTACCCTATGGTTGGGTGCAGAAATGTCGAGATTTTTGCGATTATTTCGGGCCAAAAATTGACGAGTACGAACGCTTAATTAGCAATAACCCGATTTTCCGACGTCGGATTGAGGGTTTAGGGACTATTACCCGGGAACAGGCGATTAACTGGGGATTATCCGGGCCAATGTTACGCGCCTCTGGGGTGAAGTGGGATTTACGCAAAGTTGACCACTACGAATGTTACGACGAGTTGGACTGGGATGTGCAGTGGGACACGGGAGGAGACTGTTTAGCCCGCTATTTTGTGCGGATTCGGGAAATGCGAGAATCCCTCAAAATTCTGTATCAAGCCCTCGATGCTCTCCCCGGTGGCCCCTACGAAAATTTAGAAGCCCAACGGATGATGACCGGGCCGAAATCCGAATGGAATGCTTTTGATTATCAGTTTATTGGTAAGAAAATCGCCCCGACTTTCAAAATTCCTAAAGGGGAACATTATGTAAGAATTGAAAGTGGCAAAGGGGAACTCGGTATTTATATCATTGGGGATGATAGTGTCTTTCCCTGGCGGTTCAAAATTCGGGCGGCGGATTTCTGCAATTTACCGATTCTCTCGGAATTAGTTAGAGGGGAAAAAATCGCTGACTTGGTAGCCATTCTCGGTAGTATCGATATTATTATGGGTTCGGTTGACCGTTAG